A single genomic interval of Tursiops truncatus isolate mTurTru1 chromosome 16, mTurTru1.mat.Y, whole genome shotgun sequence harbors:
- the GPR15LG gene encoding protein GPR15LG, which produces MRFLALASLLCILLLCLSVVSAEGRRHLSHPAKPGKGKPCCPRVPGPDMMTRKGHHVRSCRPCKFKPKPHSWVVPGALPQV; this is translated from the exons ATGAGGTTTCTAGCCCTCGCCAGCCTACTCTGCATCTTGCTTCTCTGCTTGTCCGTCGTCTCCGCAGAAG GGAGAAGGCATCTGAGTCATCCTGCCAAGCCCGGGAAAGGCAAGCCCTGCTGTCCCCGAGTTCCTGGCCCTGACATGATGACCCGGAAAG GACACCATGTGAGAAGCTGCAGACCATGCAAGTTCAAGCCAAAGCCCCACTCTTGGGTGGTGCCTGGGGCACTCCCACAGGTGTAG